The following coding sequences are from one Halobacteriovorax sp. JY17 window:
- a CDS encoding asparaginase domain-containing protein: protein MTADFENDVLNIAQDVIVLTTGGTIEKSYDEYDGSLENKDSIIKHIILQKLRMPYTKLHVHSILSKDSLNMTDFDRAMVAKSLRVQLEKGWPIIVLHGTDTMAKTAEYCFQEIKNVSSPIVFTGAMKPMGFDDSDARQNVTEALLASKLLKPGIYISFHNRVFAVPGVRKNRDKKTFEAFKC, encoded by the coding sequence ATGACTGCAGACTTTGAAAATGATGTTCTAAATATTGCGCAAGATGTAATTGTTCTTACGACCGGTGGCACAATTGAAAAGTCCTACGACGAGTATGACGGGTCTCTTGAAAATAAAGACAGCATTATTAAACATATCATTCTGCAAAAATTACGCATGCCTTATACAAAGCTTCATGTGCACTCGATCCTTTCAAAAGATTCATTAAATATGACTGACTTTGATCGCGCTATGGTTGCAAAGTCTCTTCGTGTTCAGCTAGAGAAAGGGTGGCCAATTATTGTTCTTCACGGAACGGATACAATGGCCAAAACTGCAGAGTACTGCTTTCAAGAAATTAAAAATGTCTCTAGTCCAATTGTTTTTACGGGAGCGATGAAGCCGATGGGTTTTGATGATAGTGATGCCAGACAAAATGTGACAGAGGCCCTACTTGCTTCTAAACTTTTAAAACCTGGAATTTATATTTCTTTTCACAATAGAGTTTTCGCTGTTCCTGGCGTTCGAAAGAATAGGGATAAGAAAACATTTGAGGCCTTTAAATGTTAG
- a CDS encoding phospholipase D-like domain-containing protein, with amino-acid sequence MKFITVLFFLFTALLIQSDYQRFKGNKHREVASILGESCHDHANNIIMNKVWRSRSVDKLIEERAELREYYSQFKSSIDDFKKIKDQAIKAEVKLLVDGETSLAAKIGLIRKAKETLDISYYIFENDEVGNIMLNEVRKAIKRGVNVRFLVDSTTAMSFNLFSDQYKAIMSLKKLSQHNKSFGNAEVVIFNNFFNPRKSVERFINRVKNLFRPDGYKIPISQSTVNRRLHDKIILIDAENPKSSMAIIGGRNIANHYHTLESFKGESFEFEDMDVLIKDTKDISQRLEKESLNMKIQSYFDKIYYHAGNNHLTNALVRLRRSIYRKEIQRMSRVSRKTFNKNPDFKLRVEDMIEGDFFDEGFDTGLVKVVNEIQNIHSPWGRVKYSSLNEINPNSLSKEVNEMISSAENSVDIVTPYLHLTDKEVRELHKWLAEDKSRTLRIVTSSIVSNDTLASQALIDGDLLPKLMKTGDLGIDSDQIQVFLYGKSDDVLLGGDKEYGKLHAKFVIVDQHKSMVMTSNLDPRSRSLNSEIGVQITGIGKESKTAKELTDRVDYLQELSHRYKSAEWEEIQSNPSLRWKKSMTRLIHMIVSAFNLERNI; translated from the coding sequence ATGAAGTTTATAACCGTTCTATTCTTTTTATTCACAGCTCTTTTAATCCAAAGTGATTATCAGCGCTTTAAAGGTAATAAGCATAGAGAAGTGGCCTCCATCTTAGGTGAGTCCTGTCACGATCACGCCAATAATATTATCATGAATAAGGTTTGGAGAAGTAGAAGCGTCGATAAGCTCATTGAAGAAAGAGCAGAGCTTAGAGAGTATTATTCTCAATTTAAAAGTTCCATTGATGATTTCAAAAAAATAAAAGATCAAGCAATTAAGGCCGAAGTGAAACTCTTAGTCGATGGAGAAACTTCTCTTGCAGCAAAAATTGGTCTTATTAGAAAAGCAAAAGAAACCTTAGATATTTCCTACTATATTTTTGAAAACGATGAAGTTGGAAATATAATGCTCAACGAAGTAAGAAAAGCTATCAAGCGTGGAGTCAATGTACGCTTCCTAGTAGATTCAACAACGGCCATGAGCTTCAATTTATTTTCAGATCAGTATAAAGCGATTATGTCCCTAAAGAAGCTCTCCCAACATAATAAATCCTTTGGAAATGCAGAAGTCGTAATCTTTAATAACTTCTTCAATCCAAGGAAGTCAGTTGAAAGATTTATTAACCGTGTGAAAAATCTCTTTCGTCCAGACGGATATAAGATTCCCATTAGCCAATCAACTGTCAATCGAAGACTACATGATAAAATTATTCTCATCGATGCAGAGAACCCTAAGTCTTCTATGGCCATAATTGGTGGAAGAAATATTGCAAATCACTATCATACTCTAGAGTCTTTCAAAGGAGAGAGTTTTGAATTTGAAGATATGGATGTTTTAATCAAAGATACAAAAGATATATCTCAGCGCTTAGAAAAAGAATCTCTCAATATGAAGATTCAATCCTATTTTGATAAAATCTATTACCATGCAGGAAATAATCATTTAACCAATGCTCTAGTTAGACTTAGAAGAAGTATTTATCGAAAAGAAATTCAAAGAATGAGTAGAGTTAGTAGAAAAACATTTAATAAAAACCCAGACTTTAAACTTCGAGTTGAAGATATGATCGAGGGAGACTTCTTTGATGAAGGTTTTGATACTGGACTTGTCAAAGTTGTAAATGAAATTCAAAATATTCACTCTCCTTGGGGAAGAGTGAAATATTCGTCCTTAAATGAAATCAATCCAAACTCTCTTTCTAAAGAAGTAAATGAAATGATTAGTTCTGCAGAAAACTCTGTTGATATAGTGACTCCCTATCTCCATTTAACTGACAAAGAAGTGAGAGAGCTACATAAGTGGTTGGCGGAAGATAAATCAAGAACACTTAGAATTGTAACAAGCTCTATCGTTAGTAACGACACTTTAGCATCTCAGGCCTTAATTGATGGGGACCTTCTTCCTAAGTTAATGAAGACTGGCGATTTAGGAATTGATAGTGATCAAATTCAAGTCTTTCTCTATGGAAAGAGTGATGACGTTCTCCTTGGTGGAGACAAAGAATACGGAAAACTTCATGCGAAATTTGTTATTGTCGATCAACATAAGAGCATGGTTATGACATCAAATCTAGACCCAAGGTCTAGATCCCTCAATTCAGAAATTGGAGTTCAAATAACAGGAATTGGCAAAGAGTCAAAGACAGCGAAAGAGTTAACGGATAGAGTCGACTATCTACAAGAATTAAGCCATAGATATAAGTCAGCGGAGTGGGAAGAAATTCAAAGCAACCCTAGTCTTCGTTGGAAGAAGAGTATGACAAGACTCATTCACATGATTGTTTCCGCTTTTAATTTAGAGAGAAATATTTAA
- a CDS encoding flagellar basal body-associated FliL family protein has protein sequence MTGNKLVDNIILILSFLATAACVGVFVYTEVVYQKPLPDGQAELGKLISDNKKMAFPAPFKLDPLIINLNSRKTRLRFLSVEAQLVPFNHDSDDRFETHRSMINDAIINIAGHMTAEELNSISGKILLEERIKKSVNSIVRGQLVKGVLFTKFVIQ, from the coding sequence ATGACGGGAAATAAGCTCGTAGATAATATTATACTCATTCTCTCTTTTCTTGCGACTGCCGCCTGTGTCGGCGTATTTGTTTATACAGAGGTAGTTTACCAAAAGCCTCTTCCCGATGGGCAGGCCGAGCTTGGAAAATTAATTTCAGACAATAAGAAAATGGCCTTTCCAGCACCTTTTAAATTAGACCCACTTATTATTAATTTAAACTCTCGAAAGACTAGACTTAGATTTCTTAGTGTAGAGGCCCAACTCGTTCCCTTTAATCACGACTCAGATGATCGTTTTGAAACCCATAGGTCAATGATCAATGATGCCATTATAAATATTGCAGGTCATATGACAGCAGAAGAACTTAATAGTATTTCAGGGAAAATTCTCTTGGAAGAGAGGATTAAAAAATCTGTAAATTCAATTGTTAGAGGACAACTCGTCAAGGGTGTACTCTTCACTAAATTTGTTATTCAATAA
- a CDS encoding serine protease yields MLKLLSVVVLALSISSSWANEKVFYGRDGRVEVFSASKLWQDKAKSTAALISLDNLIFDKESNTYKVSPTGETSMGEKLGLCSDVRFKEQINISTCSGFLVRGDVLLTAGHCASGEMKDICSSGKYAWVFGYQAKSFENTKNIEFNKEDVVLCEDVLEVAMNRTVDFAAIKLSRKLKRTPLAFNKAQEVSNSEKLVVIGTPWGLPTKVAMGGRVLHNNEKYFFTAALDTFQGNSGSAVFNEKTGLVEGILVRGKTDAVKDEDNYCRRVNTCDEQGNNCSYIGGFQVGEDVMRMPFVYKRISSHL; encoded by the coding sequence ATGTTGAAGTTGTTAAGTGTTGTGGTTCTCGCTCTATCTATTTCTAGTTCATGGGCAAACGAAAAAGTATTCTACGGAAGAGATGGCCGTGTAGAGGTCTTCTCTGCTTCAAAGCTCTGGCAAGACAAGGCGAAGTCTACGGCTGCGCTTATTTCTCTAGATAATCTAATTTTTGATAAAGAATCTAACACCTATAAAGTTTCTCCAACTGGAGAAACATCCATGGGGGAAAAGCTAGGACTTTGTAGTGATGTCCGCTTTAAAGAGCAAATTAATATCTCAACCTGTTCTGGGTTTCTTGTAAGAGGTGATGTGTTATTAACTGCTGGTCACTGTGCTAGTGGTGAAATGAAAGATATTTGTTCTTCTGGAAAGTACGCATGGGTCTTTGGTTATCAAGCAAAGAGTTTTGAGAATACGAAGAATATTGAATTCAATAAGGAAGACGTAGTTCTGTGTGAAGATGTGCTAGAAGTTGCAATGAATAGAACTGTTGATTTTGCGGCCATAAAGTTGAGCCGAAAACTTAAAAGAACTCCACTTGCTTTTAATAAAGCTCAAGAAGTCTCTAATAGTGAAAAGCTTGTTGTTATTGGTACTCCATGGGGGCTTCCAACAAAAGTGGCGATGGGAGGAAGAGTTCTACACAATAATGAGAAGTACTTCTTTACTGCGGCCCTAGATACGTTTCAGGGGAATTCTGGCTCAGCTGTTTTTAATGAGAAGACAGGTTTAGTGGAAGGGATTCTTGTTCGTGGGAAAACTGATGCAGTAAAAGATGAAGATAATTACTGCCGAAGAGTAAATACGTGTGATGAGCAAGGAAATAACTGCAGCTATATTGGAGGATTCCAAGTTGGCGAGGATGTTATGAGAATGCCATTTGTCTATAAGAGAATATCTAGTCATTTATAG
- the htpG gene encoding molecular chaperone HtpG, whose translation MTERKGNISVNTSDIFPIIKKWLYSEHDIFIRELVANGTDAITKRHTLSRNLNTEIPEGSINISVNKDNKLITISDNGIGMTESDIEKYIAQLAFSGAEEFVKKLKDEGAEDGQDIIGKFGLGFYSAFMVADKVEIESLAMTEGATATKWTCEGDTEYTFSESTKDTIGTTIYLHINEESAEFLNEWKLTQTLRNHCDYMPYAIGVLDEMKPPQKPLKEDGTVDDAAPAIAVTPTIINETKPIWKRDPKELTDEDYKEFYRKQFPMDGDPLFWIHLKVDHPFTLEGVLFFPKFNPAKPQNEHNIRLYCKQVFVSDNVKNVIPDFLSLLKGSIDSVDIPLNVSRSSLQGDPNVQKISNYVVKKVAEALKVLFKKDRPKFETIWEDIHLFIKYGCVSDPKFDELMRERVVYKASNGKYLTLGEYIEATPEKYKEKMKGKVIYFEKDKSDASLKNQLLAEEILAIECDDHIDPHFFQHTETKKIGDETLQFVSVDSEIGNLLESENTTEEDIKIKDLFSNILSPKKEGEEASPLGNDVEISKLSGSTTPAYFKVDEQMKRFAKMAQSMGQQGGMFPTKKTLVVNPSSPLIQNALKIHEKGGNEALVEKLCHHVEDLALISSEGLKADEKELFITRTQDLMQELTTLAL comes from the coding sequence ATGACTGAGAGAAAAGGAAATATCTCCGTTAACACATCCGACATCTTCCCAATTATTAAGAAGTGGCTTTATTCAGAGCACGATATTTTCATTCGTGAACTTGTGGCCAATGGAACAGATGCCATCACAAAGAGACATACTCTTTCAAGAAATTTGAATACTGAAATCCCTGAAGGAAGTATTAATATCTCTGTTAATAAAGATAATAAGCTCATCACTATTTCTGATAACGGAATTGGTATGACTGAAAGTGATATTGAAAAATATATCGCTCAACTTGCATTTTCTGGCGCAGAAGAATTTGTTAAGAAATTAAAAGATGAAGGCGCTGAAGACGGACAAGATATCATTGGTAAATTTGGACTTGGATTCTATTCTGCGTTCATGGTTGCTGACAAAGTTGAAATCGAATCTCTTGCAATGACAGAAGGTGCGACAGCTACGAAGTGGACTTGTGAAGGAGACACTGAATATACATTCTCTGAATCTACTAAAGACACAATTGGAACGACAATCTATCTTCACATTAATGAGGAAAGTGCTGAATTTCTAAATGAGTGGAAACTTACTCAGACTCTAAGAAATCACTGTGATTACATGCCATACGCCATTGGTGTTCTAGATGAAATGAAACCACCACAAAAACCACTTAAAGAAGATGGTACTGTTGATGATGCCGCCCCAGCGATTGCTGTGACTCCGACAATCATCAATGAAACAAAGCCAATTTGGAAGAGAGATCCAAAAGAGCTTACAGACGAAGACTACAAAGAATTCTATAGAAAGCAATTCCCTATGGACGGTGATCCATTATTTTGGATTCACTTAAAAGTAGATCATCCATTCACTCTTGAAGGTGTTCTCTTCTTTCCAAAATTTAATCCAGCGAAGCCTCAGAATGAGCACAATATTAGACTTTACTGTAAGCAAGTATTTGTTTCTGATAACGTAAAGAATGTTATCCCAGACTTCTTATCACTTCTAAAAGGAAGTATTGATTCTGTAGATATTCCTCTAAACGTTTCAAGATCTTCCCTACAAGGTGATCCAAATGTTCAGAAGATTTCTAACTACGTTGTTAAGAAAGTTGCTGAAGCACTTAAAGTTCTTTTCAAAAAAGATAGACCTAAATTTGAAACAATTTGGGAAGATATTCACCTCTTCATTAAGTATGGTTGTGTAAGCGATCCTAAATTTGATGAGTTAATGAGAGAGAGAGTTGTCTACAAGGCCTCTAATGGAAAGTATCTTACTCTTGGAGAATATATTGAAGCCACTCCAGAGAAGTACAAAGAAAAAATGAAAGGGAAAGTCATCTACTTCGAAAAAGACAAGTCAGATGCTTCACTTAAGAATCAACTTCTAGCAGAAGAAATTCTTGCGATTGAGTGTGACGATCACATTGACCCACACTTCTTCCAACATACAGAAACAAAGAAAATTGGAGATGAAACTCTACAATTTGTTTCAGTAGATTCTGAAATTGGAAATCTTCTTGAAAGTGAAAATACAACTGAAGAAGATATCAAGATTAAAGATCTCTTTAGCAATATTCTCTCACCTAAGAAAGAAGGAGAAGAAGCTTCTCCTCTTGGAAATGATGTAGAGATTTCAAAACTATCTGGTTCGACGACTCCTGCTTACTTCAAAGTTGATGAGCAGATGAAGCGTTTTGCTAAGATGGCCCAAAGTATGGGTCAACAAGGTGGAATGTTTCCAACGAAGAAGACTCTTGTAGTAAATCCATCGAGTCCACTTATTCAGAATGCTTTAAAGATTCATGAAAAAGGCGGAAATGAAGCACTTGTTGAAAAGCTCTGTCATCATGTTGAAGATCTAGCACTAATTTCTAGTGAAGGTCTAAAGGCCGATGAGAAAGAACTCTTCATCACAAGAACTCAGGACTTAATGCAAGAACTCACAACTCTTGCTCTCTAA
- the mce gene encoding methylmalonyl-CoA epimerase codes for MIGKDCVLDHVAIAVKDLDKSQKIWEDMGLKFSDEREVVESQGVTTAFAQMDTNAHLELLCPFGESGPIHKFLEKKGEGIHHLCFKVSDVRAKCNELKEKGYTLLNESPIDGANNCLVNFIHPKSTGGVLIEVSEKKA; via the coding sequence ATGATAGGAAAAGATTGTGTACTAGATCATGTGGCCATTGCTGTAAAAGATTTAGATAAGTCCCAAAAGATTTGGGAAGATATGGGACTAAAATTCTCGGATGAAAGAGAAGTTGTAGAATCTCAAGGTGTTACTACTGCATTCGCACAAATGGATACTAACGCCCATTTAGAATTGCTTTGTCCTTTTGGAGAAAGTGGCCCGATTCACAAATTTTTAGAAAAAAAAGGAGAGGGAATACATCACCTCTGTTTCAAAGTTAGCGATGTTAGGGCAAAATGTAATGAGTTAAAAGAGAAGGGCTACACGCTACTTAATGAATCTCCAATTGATGGTGCTAATAATTGTCTAGTGAACTTTATTCATCCAAAGTCTACTGGCGGTGTCCTAATTGAGGTTTCTGAAAAAAAGGCATAG
- a CDS encoding rhomboid family intramembrane serine protease yields the protein MNQSQIQIPTLSKVNKYILVTMGVLFLLSSIMKASGGIGLVTYLGLSPAMFFSGHLYEILTYPLIGSGIFDILFNGLLLWFIGSELESQWGAVRYISFLITSTIGAGLVYLLVATVFLSDSGLFGYPLYGMHGAGSALCLAYAVLYPDRIFTFMLIFPMRARYFCMILVGMLLFNGFFTPGKVLAWGHLGAMAFGYGWMHLISSPKWKKFAAKHEKSREMRSKSKANLRIVKDDDEKPPKYWQ from the coding sequence ATGAATCAATCACAAATTCAAATTCCAACTTTATCAAAAGTTAATAAATATATTCTAGTTACTATGGGAGTACTCTTCTTACTTTCAAGTATAATGAAAGCTTCTGGTGGGATAGGGCTAGTCACTTATCTTGGACTTTCGCCTGCGATGTTTTTCTCGGGTCATCTTTATGAAATTCTAACTTACCCATTAATTGGAAGTGGGATTTTCGATATACTTTTTAATGGGCTTTTACTATGGTTTATTGGAAGTGAGCTTGAATCTCAGTGGGGAGCTGTTCGTTACATTTCTTTTCTCATTACTTCGACAATTGGGGCAGGACTTGTCTACTTATTAGTGGCAACAGTCTTCTTGTCGGACTCTGGGCTCTTTGGTTATCCACTTTATGGTATGCACGGAGCAGGTTCAGCACTTTGTCTTGCTTATGCTGTTCTCTATCCAGATAGAATCTTTACTTTCATGCTTATTTTTCCAATGAGAGCAAGATACTTCTGCATGATTTTGGTTGGAATGCTTCTCTTTAATGGTTTCTTTACTCCGGGAAAAGTTCTCGCTTGGGGGCACTTAGGAGCGATGGCATTTGGCTATGGCTGGATGCACTTGATTTCTTCCCCAAAATGGAAGAAATTCGCTGCTAAGCATGAAAAATCGAGGGAAATGAGGTCAAAGAGTAAAGCGAACCTTAGAATCGTCAAAGATGATGATGAAAAGCCACCAAAATACTGGCAATAA